In Microtus ochrogaster isolate Prairie Vole_2 linkage group LG9, MicOch1.0, whole genome shotgun sequence, the following are encoded in one genomic region:
- the LOC101982520 gene encoding olfactory receptor 4C11-like — translation MIHNNSVTDFILFGLTQDPEKQKAVFGVFLILYLMTLMGNFLIVVTIKISQTLGSPMYFFLFYLSFADACFSTTTAPRLIVDSLSKKKTITYNECMTQVFAAHFFGCMEIFVLILMAFDRYVAICKPLRYTTIMSQRICGVLVILAWVGSCIHSSAQLFLALRLPFCGPNVIDHYFCDLQPLLKLACMDTYVINLLVVSNSGAICMVSFILLLISYIIILYSLRNHSAEGRRKALSTCTSHFIVVVIFFGPCIFIYTRPPTTFPVDKMVAVFYTIGTPLLNPLIYTLRNVEVKNAMKKLWCYKV, via the coding sequence ATGATACATAACAATAGTGTGACTGACTTCATTTTGTTTGGCTTGACACAGGatccagaaaaacagaaagcagtatTTGGAGTCTTCTTGATTCTTTACCTTATGACCCTAATGGGGAATTTTCTCATTGTGGTGACCATTAAGATAAGTCAGACTCTTGGGAGTcccatgtacttttttcttttctatttgtcctTTGCTGATGCTTGCTTTTCTACAACTACAGCCCCTAGATTGATCGTGGATTCCCTCTCTAAGAAAAAAACCATTACCTACAATGAATGTATGACTCAGGTCTTTGCAGCTCACTTCTTTGGGTGCATGGAGATCTTTGTGCTCATCCTCATGGCCTTTGATCGCTATGTAGCAATCTGTAAGCCTCTAAGATATACAACTATAATGAGCCAACGTATTTGTGGTGTATTAGTGATTCTTGCCTGGGTAGGTTCTTGTATCCACTCTTCAGCACAGCTTTTCTTGGCCTTAAGATTACCATTCTGTGGCCCAAATGTTATTGATCACTATTTCTGTGATTTGCAGCCCTTGTTGAAACTTGCCTGCATGGATACCTATGTGATAAATTTGCTAGTTGTGTCTAATAGTGGTGCCATATGCATGGTAAGTTTCATACTGTTGCTTATATCctatattatcattttatactCTCTAAGAAATCACAGTGCAGAAGGAAGACGAAAGGCCCTTTCTACTTGCACTTCGCATTTCATTGTGGTGGTCATATTTTTTGGTccctgtatatttatatacactcGTCCCCCAACTACTTTTCCAGTTGACAAGATGGTGGCTGTGTTTTACACAATTGGGACACCTTTGCTCAACCCTCTTATCTATACTCTGAGGAATGTAGAAGTaaaaaatgcaatgaaaaaaTTATGGTGTTATAAAGTATGA